CGTCGATGCCGCCCCCCACCGGGATCTGCGCCCCGAGCAGCCGTTCGGGCGCGCCCGCGTAGTAGTTCAGGACATCGCGCACGTGCCCCGCCTCCCAGCGGGCGGACGAGATGGGATGTCCTGAGTTGCGCACCTCGAGCTGGGCGAGCTCCTCGAGGTGGCCGTCGACGACGGTCGCGAAACGACGCAGGGCGAGGGCGCGATCCGCGGGAGCGAGCGCGGCCCAGCCGCGCTGCGCGACGCGCGCGCGCTCGACGGCGGCGTCCACCTCCTCGAGCGGGGTGTGCTCCACCTCGCCGATGACCTGCTCGGTCGCCGGGTCGATGAGGGTCGTGCCGGCCATCAGGCACCGTCCTTCCGTGCCGCGCGGTACGCGCGCGCCGCATCCACGAGCCCCGCGAAGAGCCGCGCATCCTCGGCGGCGTCCTCCTCGGGATGCCACTGGACGGCCACCCCGAACGGGACGCCGGGCAGTTCCACGGCCTGCACCGTGCCGTCGTCGCTGCGGGCCGTCACCACGAGTCCCTCGCCGAGCTCGTCGACGGCCTGGTGGTGGTAGCTCTTCACGTCGAGCGTCGCCTCGGGCAGCAGCGCGGCGAGTCGCGTGCCGCCCTCGATGCCGACCTCGTTGACGGTGAAGCGCCCGCCGCCCGCGTTGTAGCGGGTCGAGCCGACCACGTCGGGCAGATGCTGGATGAGGCTGCCGCCGCGGGCCACGTTGAGCAGCTGCAGCCCGCGGCAGATGCCGAGGAAGGGCAGCTCGCGCGCGATCGCGGCGGTCAGCAGGGCGTCCTCCCAGGCGTCGCGGTCGGGCCGCGGGGCGTCGGTGGTGGGATGCGGCTGCTGCCCGTAGCGGGCCGGGTCGACGTCCTTGCCACCGGTCACGATGAGGCCGTCGAGTCCGTCGAGCACGGCGGCGGCGATCGCATCGTCGACCGGTTGCGGGGGCAGCAGCACGGCGATCCCGCCCGCCCGGTTCACCGCCTCGAAGTACACCTTCGGCAGGAAGGAGGCCTGCACGTCCCAGACGCCCTGCTGGGCCTGCTCGAGGTAGGTGGTGAGGCCGATCGTGGGTCTCGATACGCCCGCTGCGCGGGCTACTCGACCAGCGGGGGTGGCCGCTGCGCGGGCTACTCGACCAGTGGGGAAGTCAGAACCGCTCAAAGTTGCGCACCCTCTCCCAGTCCGTGACCGCCGACTCGAACGCCGCGAGCTCGACGCGCGCGTTGTTGAGGTAATGGTCGACCACCGCGTCGCCGAACGCCGCGCGCGCGACCTCGGATGACGCGAACAGCTCCGCGGCCTCCCGCAGCGTGGACGGCACGCGCGGTGCATCCGAGGTGTAGGCGTTTCCGGCGAGCAGCGGCTCGAGTTCGAGCTCGTTCTCGATGCCGTGCAGCCCGCCCGCGATGATCGCCGCCACCGCGAGGTACGGGTTGACGTCTCCTCCGGGCACCCGGTTCTCCACGCGCAGGGAGGGCCCGTGGCCGACCACCCGCAGGGCGCAGGTGCGATTGTCGATGCCCCAGGCGACCGCGGTGGGTGCGAAGCTGCCTTCCGCGTAGCGCTTGTAGGAGTTGATATTGGGCGCCGAGAACAGGGTCAGCTCGCGCATCGTCGCGAGGATCCCGGCGATCCAGTGCTCCATGAGCCGCGAGAAGCCGTGCGCGCGGTCGCCCGCCATCACGGCCGCTCCCGAGGCATCCCGCACCGAGAGGTGGATGTGACACGAGTTGCCTTCGCGCTCGTTGAACTTGGCCATGAAGGTGAGGCTCTTGCCGTGCTGGTCGGCGATCTCCTTGGCACCGTTCTTGTAGATGGTGTGGTTGTCGCAGGTGGCGAGCGCCTCCGTGTAGCGGAAGGCGATCTCCTGCTGACCGAGGTTGCACTCGCCCTTGACGCCCTCGCAGTACATGCCGGCGCCCTCCATGCCGAGCCGGATGTCGCGCAGCAGCGGCTCCATACGGGTGGAGGCGAGCAGCGCGTAGTCGATGTTGTAGTCGGATGCCGGGGTGAGGTCGCGGTAGCCCTTCGCCCACGCCTGGCGGTAGCTCTCGTCGAAGACGATGAACTCGAGCTCGGTGCCGACGAACGCCGTGAGCCCGCGTGCGGCGAGCCGGTCGAGCTGCGCCTGCAGCACGGCGCGTGGGCTCTGGACGATGGGTTCGCCGTCGAGGGTGCGCAGCTCGGCCATCACGAGAGCCGTGCCGGGCAGCCACGGCACGAGCCGCAGGGTGTCGAAGTCGGGGCGCAGCACCATGTCGCCGTAGCCGGTCTGCCAGCTCGAGAGCCGGTAGCCGTCGACGGTGTTCATCTCCACGTCGACGGCGATGAGGTAGTTGCAGGCTTCCGCGCCGTGCTCGGCCACCTCGTCGAGGAACAGCCTGGCCGAGACGCGCTTCCCGACGAGCCTCCCCTGCATGTCGGGGAAGGCGACGATCACGGTGTCGATCGTGCGATCCAGGATGAGGCGCTCGAGTTCGTCGAGCTCGAGGTTGCCGGAGCGCACCGCCATGACTCTCCCCTCGCCGAATCGGCCCTCGATCCGACCATTACACCCTAGGCGCTTCCGAGAATCCCTCGGCAGGCGACACAAGATGTTTACGTCCAAAGGTAGACATTTAGTACCAATGAACGCCATTCTTTCCCCCAAGCGTGGACGCCGAAGTCCTGGCGCGTCCACACCACCACGTGGAGGGACCCCCAATGGCAGAGCAGAAGAAGCTGTCGGGCGTCACGTATACGTCCGCCGGATCGGATTACTTCGAGAAGCGCAAACTGAAGCGCGCGGCGGGCGTGTGGGGGCTCTGGGGCCTCGCCGTCGCCGCCGTCATCTCGGGCGACTTCTCCGGCTGGAACTTCGGCATCGACTTCGCGGGATTCGGCGGCATGCTCATCGCCTTCGTCGTGCTCGTCGCCATGTACTACGGCATGATCTTCTCGATCGGCGAGATGGCGGCCGCGATGCCGCACACGGGAGGCGCCTACTCCTTCGCCCGCTCCGCGATGGGGCCATGGGGCGGCCTCATCACGGGCCTCGCCGAGACGATCGAGTACGTCGCCACGACCGCGGTGATCGTGTTCTTCTCGGCGCAGTACGCCAACTTCATCACCTCCGAGCTGCTGGACTTCGATCTCTCCGAGAACATGTGGATCTGGTGGATCGTGCTCTACCTGGTGTTCATCGCCCTCAACGCCGCGGGCGCCGCGATCTCGTTCAAGTTCGCGATCGTCGTCTCGGTGATCTCGATCGGCATCATCCTCGTTTTCTCGGCGATGGCCGCCTTCTCGGGCGCCTTCAGCTGGGGCTCGCTGTGGGACATCGAGCCCGACGCCGGCCAGTCGACCTTCCTGCCGCACGGACCGATCCCGATCCTGTTCGCGCTGCCGTTCGCCATGTGGTTCTTCCTCGGCATCGAGGAGCTGCCGCTCGCCGCGGAGGAGGCGCACAACCCCGTACGAGACATCCCGCGGGCGGGGCTCTGGGCGCGCGGCACGCTCATCGTCACGGGCCTGCTGGTGCTGTTCCTCAACACGGGCGTCACGGGTGCGGCGGCGATGGGCGTGTCCGTCGAGCCGCTGCTCGACGGCTTCCGGGCGATCGTCGGCGACACCTGGGCCGCGGTGCTCGCGCTCTTCGCGCTCATCGGCCTGCTCGCCTCGCTGCAGGGCATCATGTTCGCCTACGGCCGCAACATGTACTCGCTCTCGCGGGCCGGCTACTACCCGAAGTTCTTCTCGCTCACCGGCAAGCGCCAGACCCCCTGGGTCGCGCTCGTGGTCGGCGCCGTCATCGGGTTCATCGCCCTCGAGGTGCTCGACATCGTCACCCGGCTGAACCCGGATGCGGGGTCGGTGGTGGGTGCGATCGTGCTCAACATCGCGGTCTGGGGCGCGGTGCTCGCCTACCTGCTGCAGATGGTGTCGTTCATCATCCTGCGCCGCCGGTACCCCAACGCGAAGCGCCCCTACGTGAGCCCGTGGGGCATCCCCGGCGCGGCGATCGCGGCGGTCATCGCGGCGCTCATCTTCGTGGGCTTCCTGCTCAACACCGCGTTCCAGCCGGCGATCGTGGCGATCGCCGCGGTCTACCTGCTGATCCTCATCGGCTTCGCCGTGTGGGGGCGCAAGCGCCTCGTGCTGTCGCCGGAGGAGGAGTACGCCCTCTCGGGCGGGCTGCACGGCGACCCGCAGGCCGAGGGCTACGACGCCATGGAGTCGGAGGTCTTCGACAGCGGCGCGAGCTGATGGTGGGTAGGGTTCGGGCGCCCGGTCGGATCAGGCGCCCGAACCGGCCATCGTCGAAGCCATGACCGCCGCCGAGGCGTCCTCGTCGTCGCGCCAGACGAGTCGGGCGATCGCGGCGGCCGCCAGCGCGAGCCGGAACGGGAGCGCGGCGGGCACCTCGACCTCGAGCGCGGTCACCCAGAAGCCACGGCGGCGAGCGACGAGCACGATCTCGCCGTCGTCCGCCGCCAGCACCGCGGAGGAACGCGCCCAGTTGGGCGTCCACACGAGCTCACGACCTGCCAGGTTCACCCGGCGCGCACCCGACCAGCGGCTGCGATCGGCCACGGCGAGCTGCTCGCCGGTCGCGTGATCAGAGAGCGTCCAGCCTCCGCGGGCACCGGCACCCCCGAGCACGACGCCGTCCGCGTGGATGCTCGCGGAGGCTCGGTGCCGCTCGAGCGTCGCGATCGTGCCGGTGGGGGTGCCGAGCACCTCGCGCCCGCGGCCGCTGCGCTCCCACGTCGCCGACGTGAATGCCGTCCTGTCGTCCATGGGCGGCTCCTCCCCGAGTCCGTTCGGACTCACGGCTTCACTCTCGCGCGCGATCGGGGCCGCAGCATCCGCCCCACGACGGAAATCGGGGCCGACCCGGGGTGCTGCGCACCGGGCCGGCCCCGAGAGCCTGACTCAGGCCGCGATCGCCCGCTTGCGTCGGCGCAGCCCGAGCGCCGCAGCGCCCGCGAGCAGCAGCGCCACGGCGACCGCGGTCGCCCCGCCCGGGTCCGCACCCGTCGCCGACAGCCGCGCGGCAGTCACCTGCAGCGCCGCCGTGCCGCTGACGGATGCCGCCGGCACCGTGACCACGATGGTGTGCGATCCCGCCGGAATGCCCGCGGGCACGCGGACCGTGAGCGACAGCCGCCCCAGTCCGTCGACCGTCGTGGTCGCGAGCAGCTGCGGGGTCGAGTAGATCCACACCTCGGCCGTCGCCCCCGCGGGAAGCCCGCTCGCCTCGACGTGCACCGTGCCGCCCTGCACGACCGAGCCGGCCGAGAGCCGCACCGTCACGGGGTGTGCCGCGGGATCCGTCTCCGGGTTCGTCGCGGGGTCCGCGGGCGCCGCCGCCGGGTCGGTGCCCGCGTCCGGATCTCCCGGCACGGGGTACTCGGCGACGTACGACGGAATCGAGGCCGTGTCGAACTGCCGGGCGCCGACACCGTTGATGACGTGCTCGAAGATGCCCTCGCCGCCGAGCGACACCGTCAGCAGATGGTGCAGCTTCACGCCCGGCTCGCCCTTCGGCACCTCGAAGCCGTTGTCGACGGTGATCTCGTCCTCCTCCGTGTCGGAGGTGAAGTTCGAGTACGAGCCGAGACCCCAGGCCTCGTGCGTGGTCACCCCCTCGTCGACCTTGTAGGCGGCCCAGCCCCGGACACCGTCGTGGTTCCAGGCCTCCTGGTTCGGCACGTCGTAGGGCAGCTCGTTCTGGTAGAAGATCGTGCGCCCGCCCTGACCCTTCCAGAGCACGTTGTACTTCTGGTAGTGCTCCACGAAGAGGCCGTAGGCCGACACGTTGTCGCCGTTCACCACGAGACCGTAGTCCGAGGTGTTCTGGTCCCAGCCGATGCCCTCGCCGTGGTCGCCGCGCCACGACCACAGGTGGTCGATGATCGTGTCGTCGGCGTTGACGATCATGGCCGCCTTCACCTTGCCGGCCACCGGGCCGCCGACGCGCATGTACACGTCGTTGAGCACGATCGGGTTGGCGGAGTGGTCGGTGTGGGCGTCCTTGTCGCCCACCACGAGCAGCGCGGGCGACTCGGTCACCGCGGCATCGAACAGCAGCCCCGCGATGCGCACGCCGTCGACATCCGCGATGTGCATCCCGAAGGAGTCGCCCGTCGGGATGATCGTCGCGAGCCCGAGGCCGAGGATCACGGTGTCGGGGTTCGTCACCTGCAGCGTCTGGTCCATGCGGTACACCCCGGGCGTGAACAGGATGTTCTTGCCCGCCGCGAGCGCGGCGTTGACCTGGGTCGCGGTCGCCCCCTCCTTCACGATGAAGAAGTCCTCGAGCGACAGCGAGGCGCCATCCGAGGCGTCGGTCCCGTCGGTCCAGGTGGCACCCGTCGTGCCCTCGCGCAGACCCGGCACGAACACCGACCAGTCGGCGGCCGACTCGACATCCGATCCCGAGAGGTACAGGAACGGCTTCTCGGCCACCGCACCCGTCGTGGCGAGCGCGGTGATGGGCGGCGTCGGCCACGCGGCGTAGCTGTTCGGCAGGGTCGCGCGGATGGCGGCGTCCGCCCCCGCGTCACCCTTCGCGACGTCGCCCTCGACACCCGAGTAGACGAAGTTCCACACCCCGCCACCCCAGGTGCCGACCTCGCTGTCGCGGCTGTACCACTGCTGCTGCGTCCACGACTTCACCCAGCCGGACACCTTCGAGTCGGCGAGGAAGCCACCTGACGACCAGCCGTAGCGGCCCGAGTCGAGCAGCAGATCGCCCTCGACGTTCACCCGGCGCAGCGGCGCGGCCTGCGAGACGGCCCACCGGCCGACCCCGCCGTCCGGCACGTACGTCAGGTTCTCCGCCGAGCGCCAGAAGTTCTGGGTGGCGTTCATGTCGAACCACTCGGCGTCGACCCAGTCGGCGCCGTGGATCTCGACCTCGGTCGGGTCGAGGCCGGCACCGGCGAGCGAGGTGTAGAAGCCGACGCGCGCGTCCACGTCGTACTCACCCGGCAGGAAGAAGAACTGCCAGCGACCCTCGCCGAACTGGTCCTCCTCCTGGTCGGCGAACACCGAGTCCATGAGCGCCTGGATGTCGAGCGCGTCCATCGAGGGGTCGAAGACGAGCACGTGGTCGCCCAGCAGCTCGGTCGTCGGGACGTCGATCGAACGGGCCTCGAACACCTCGAGGTCCCACAGCGAGATGCCGAACTGGGTGCCACGGGTGACGGAGACGATCTTGAGGTAGCGCGCGGTCACCGGGTCGAAGCGCGAGACCTCGGGGCCGGCGCCCGCCACCCCGCGCACCTGCGCGGCGGTCGTCCAGGAGCTGCCGTCGAGCGAGACGAGCACGTCGTAGTCGCGGGCGTAGGCGGCCTCCCAGTAGGTCTTGATGCCGCAGACGCTGTGGCTCGCGCCGAGGTCGAGCTGGATCCACTCGCCGTCCCGGCCGACCCAGTTGCCCGAACCCGGGGGCTCCTCGGTGGCGCCGGAGTCCCAGCGCGCCCACACGTTGTTGTTGATGGCGTCGGCCGCGTTGCCGCGCGAGGCGGTGGCGGTGACGCCACCCGCGTTCACGAGGTCGCGTCCGCACACCGTCTGCGCGTCGAGGGAGAGCCCGTCGGGCGAGAACACCTGGAACTCGTAGAACGAGTAGCCGAAGGTGCTGCCGCGGTGGATGCCCTGCAGCTTCACGTAGCGGGCCTCGGTCTCGCTGAACGGCACGGCATGGGTGCCCTGCGTCTGGTCGCGCTTCTCGGCCACGGTCGTCCAGTTGGTGCCGTCGGTGGACACGAGAATGTCGTAGTCCTTGCCGTAGGCGGCGCCCTCCCACAGCAGCTTCACCTGGTTGACGCGGTAGCGGGCGCCGAGGTCCACCTGGAACCATTCGTCGTCCTGGCCGTTCCAGTTGCCGTCGAGTGCCGAGCCCCACTTGGTGGCGGCGTTGCCGTCGACGGCGTTCGCGGCCGGATCCTGCGAGCTCTTCGCGGTCGCGGTCTTGCCGAGCGCGACGTTGACGCCGGATGCATCGGTCACCACGACCGAGACGGGTGCGTAGGCGATGTTGCCGTGGTCATCGGTGGCGGTCACGTAGAACTTCCAGACTCCTGCATCGGTGGGGGCGGTGACGGTCCAGCTGCCGGAGCCTCCGGTCGCGGTGGCGGCGGTCAGGGCGTTCGAGCCCGTCGCGTAGTTGCCGGACTGCCGGATGGTGACATCCGTGGGGTCCGACTCCGGATCCGTGACGGTCGCGGTGATCGTGAAGCTCGAGCCGCCGACCACCGAGGCGGTGGGCGCGCCGACCGCCGAGATCACCGGCGGCTTGTTGCCGGACGCCGCGGGTCCCCCGTAGGCCTGGGCGATCGCGTACCAGGCGGCGCGCTTCTTCTCACCCGGGAAGATGTTGAACCACACGCCCCCGAAGTCGGTCTCGGTACCGAAGTGGAACAGCGTCGCACCGAGGGCGACGCCCTGGTTCGAGCTGATCTCGGCCCAGGCGTCCGTGTAGGCCTGCGCCTTGACGGTGTCGGATGCCTCGAAGGGCTTGCCGGTGCCGTCGAGCGGCGCCTCCCACTCCCCCTGCGGACCCGTCTCGGTCACGATGTAGGGCACCGTGTAGCCGCCGGCGGCCCAGGCGTCCTGCACGCCCGCGAGCGCACCGTAGGCGTTGATCGCGTAGAGGTCGAGCGCGGGGGCGTTGGCCTTGAGGTACGGCCAGGCGCCCACCCAGGCGTCGGTCGAGGTGACCGGGTGGTTGACGTCGATCGCCTTCACGGCGAGCGCGAGCTCGTTCACGAACGCGGCGTAGGCGTTGCGCTGCGACTCGAGGGCGCCTTCCGTGTAGCAGTTGCCGAGGCCGAGCAGTGACTCGTTGCCGAGGCTCCACATGAGCACGGCGGGGTGGTTCTTGTACTGGGCGACGAAGGTGGCCACGTCGGTGCGCACCTGGTCGAGGTAGGCGTCGGTGCCGCTCACGAAGTTCGGGCACCCGCCGGAACCGGGGCCGCCGCCCGGCTGGATCCAGAATCCCGCGATCACCTTGATGCCGTGTGCCGCTGCCGCGTCGAACAGCACCTGCGAGCCGGCGTCCGTGCCCCAGGTGCGGATGGTGTTGACGCCGAGCGACACGAGGTCGTCGAGGTACTCATCCAGCTTCTCCGCCGAGATCGCGCCCGCGCCGCTCGTCACCGGCCCCCAGGTGATGCCCTTCACGGTGTACGGCGAGCCGTTCACGTAGAGGTCCCAGTCGCCGTAGCTTCCGACGACCTCGACGGTCTTGCCGGTGGGCGTCGCGGGCGAGGAGACGGCGATGGTGCCGTAGACGCGGAACTCGAAGATCGAGTAGCCGTAGATGAGGTTGCGCGCGGTGCCGACGACGCGCACGTAGCGGCCCTCGACGTCCGTGAGCGTGATCACATCGGAGCGGTTGCCGCCCGCCATGTCGGTCCGGGTCGCCACCACATCCCAGTCGGTGCCGTTGTCGGACACTTCGAGCGTGTAGTCCTTGGCGTTCGCGGCCTCCCAGTCGAGCTGCACCTCGGTGAGGTCGGAGACGACGCCGAGGTCCACCTGAATGCTCTGGGGATCGACGCCGTGCGCCGACTCCCAGCGGCTTCCGGCGTTGCCGTCGAAGGCGAGCGCGGCGTCGCCGCTCGTCGCGGTCGCGGTCTTGCCCTGCGACAGCAGCGCGGGGCCGGCGGCGCGTGCGGATTCGGCACCGACTCCCGTGACGAGGCCGACGCCGACGATCGCGATGGCGAGCGCGGCGATGCCTGCGGTGAGTCGACGGAGGGGGCTGTGGGTCAGCGGGGAGGCTGCTCGCGTCATTGCGGGGAACTCCTGAATCGGGGTCGTGATCATCGTCGAACACGTCAGAGAGCGCTCTCTGGCGCCCAGACGTGCCCAGTATGCACGAAATGCCGAAAGTTTCATAGAGCGCTCTCTGGAAATCCGTAGAGCGCTCTCCGCTTGCTGTTCCGGGGAGAGCGCTCCCACGCCCTAGGCTCGGGGCGTGACCACCGAGACGCAGCCGTCGGGCGCGGCGAACCCGCCGATCGCGAGCACCCTCGAAGAGGTCGCGCGCATCGCCGGCGTCTCCCGCGCATCCGTCTCGCGCGTCGTCAACGGCAAGCCCGGCGTCGCCCCGCACATCGTCGAAGCGGTGACCGCGGCGGTCGCCGCGACCGGCTACGTGCCCAACCGCGCGGCGCGCACCCTCGTCACCGGGCGCACCGGGACGGTGCTCGTGGTCGTCTCGGGCGCCGACTCGAGCCTGCGCCAATGGGGACTCGGCGAGGTCCTCGCCGACCCGTTCTTCGCGCGCGTCGCCGGCGGCCTCATGGGCTCGCTGCGCCCCCGCAACATCGACCCCGTCCTCATGCTCGCCGTCTCCGAACCCGAACGCGAACGCGTCGTCAACTACGTGCGCGAGGGCAACGCGGATGGCGTGCTCCTCGTCTCGGCGGAGGCGAGCGACCCGCTTCCCGGCATGCTCACGCGCGCCAAGATCCCGGTCGTGCTGTTCTCGCGTCCGAGCGAACCCGCCCCGATCTCCTACGTCGACGTCGACAACCACGAAGGCGCCGCGCTCGCCGCGCGCCACCTCGTGGCCCGCGGGTGCCGCCGGCTCGGCATCATCACGGGCCCCGTCGAGGTGGCCGGCGCCGAGGATCGTCTCGAAGGCTTCCTCGCCGCCGCCCGCCGACTCAGCATGGACGACGTCGCGACCGCGGCGGGCACCTTCTCGGTCGACAGCGGCGCGCACGCCATGATCCAGCTGCTCGCCCAAGGCGTCGACGGCGTCTTCGCCTCGAACGACAACATGGCCGTCGGCGCGATCCTCGCCGCCCACGAGCAGGGACTCGAGGTGCCCGGGGATGTCGCCGTGGTCGGCTACGACGACACCATCGCGGCGCTCATGTGCCGCCCCACCGTCACCACCATCCGGCAGCCCATCGAGGCGATCGCGGCCGAGATGGCCCGCCTGCTGCTCGACGTCATCGACGACCCCGGCATGCCCGCGCGTCACGAGGTGCTCGCCCCCGAGCTGATCGTGCGCGGCTCCGCCTGAGCACGGAAAAAGCCCCGCTCCTGGCGAGAGGAGACGGGGCTTTCGTACACCCCCCGGGACTTGAACCCGGAACCCACTGATTAAGAGTCAGTTGCTCTGCCAATTGAGCTAGAGGTGCGCGACCCGAACGAACGGGCCGAGGGTCAACGATAGCATGACCGGAGCATGACTTCATCCGCGCCCTCCCCTGCCCCGGTCCGTCTCGAGGCGGGCGCCATCGCCCCCGACTTCACCCTGCTCGACCAGCACGGCGAGCCGTTCACCCTCTCGCAGTCGCGGGGACGCAAGACCATCCTGTACTTCTACGGCGAGGCGGGCACCCCCGCGTGCACCGGTCAGGCGTGCGACTTCCGCGACCGGCTCGACGCCTTCACGAGCGAGGGTTACGAGGTCGTCGGCGTCTCGCGCGACGAACTGCCGGCGATCGCGAAGATGGCGCGCGAGGAGCAGCTGACCTTTCCCCTGCTGTCGGATGCCGACCGCCACGTGCACGAGCTCTACGGCACCTACGGCGAGAAGCTGCTCTACGGGCGCACCGTGCACGGCGTCATCCGGGCGACCTTCGTGCTCGACGAGGACGGCCGCATCACCCTGCCGCTCTACAACATCAAGGCCACCGGCCACGTGGCGATGCTGCGCAAGCGTCTCCGGCTCCCCCTCTGACCCGCTCGGCCGCGGGCGGCCCGCCCCCGGTCCCCGACCCCGTCGTCCGGTCCCCGCCGTCGCCTCCGTCCCAAATCAAGGAGTCGCGCAACCCATCTCAAGGATGCGGTGTGGCTCCTGGGGGCGGTGAGCCTGGTGAGCCCGTTCCGCCGCCTGGACTCCTTGAGATGGGTTGCGCGTCTCCTTGATTTGGGATGGAGGCGGGGGGCTCGGACCGGTCAGTCGCGGGCGGCGCGCCCCGTCGTCGCCTTCACCACGGGAGGCAGGAACAGCACCGCGAAGGTCAGAACCGAGACGATGAGAATCGGCCACCCCCACGCGGGCTGGGCGAAGGATCCCTGCAGAGCACCGAGCCCGATGGCGAACTGCAGCACCTGCCAGACGATCGCCGACGCACGCGTCCAGGCCTGCCCGCGCAGCAGACCGACGATCGTGGCCGCCATCCATGCGACCGCGAGGAGCACGAGCACGGTGAGCGCGATCGCACTCGCGAGCGACGCCGGCTCGGCCGCCACGAGGTCGAACAGCAGCACGAGGGCGATCACGGATGCCGCGAGCAACTCGAGCGTCAGCAGGCCCACGAGGCCCCAGAACACGGGCGGACGAGCCGGGTTTCTCACAGGGATATCCCATTCAAAGCTATTGATTCGAGGTTACAAGTATGAAACCCTGAACCCGGTTGATGTGACGCTCACAACGCGGTGAGTGCGTCCGATTCGACAAAACCCCCACACATTCGGACCCTCTTCGACCATGCGCGGATTCCGATACGAGCATCCGCGTGCGTCATCAGCAACACACGAAGGAGCACCGCACGCATGGACT
The Protaetiibacter larvae DNA segment above includes these coding regions:
- a CDS encoding peroxiredoxin, whose protein sequence is MTSSAPSPAPVRLEAGAIAPDFTLLDQHGEPFTLSQSRGRKTILYFYGEAGTPACTGQACDFRDRLDAFTSEGYEVVGVSRDELPAIAKMAREEQLTFPLLSDADRHVHELYGTYGEKLLYGRTVHGVIRATFVLDEDGRITLPLYNIKATGHVAMLRKRLRLPL